A region of Anolis sagrei isolate rAnoSag1 chromosome 2, rAnoSag1.mat, whole genome shotgun sequence DNA encodes the following proteins:
- the LOC132765301 gene encoding zinc finger protein 431-like, with the protein MFNCNTSAIKKEPGEDLDVTLAVRSDGRSWRIAGEKTPEEDTLGPDVKPEQCKKEPREDLDVTPAGRSNGGPWGIAGEKTPEEDALGPEGQPVQCKEEPGEQLDITPAGRSNGGPWVIAREKIPEEDALGPDVKPEQCKEEPGEDLDVAPAEISDDGPWGIAGEKTLEEDALGPEVKPKQCKKESGEDLDVTPAERSDGRHWGIIGEKIPEEDALGPDVKPEQCKIPLAGEANEVEPDTKQGAPLRWVVKEEGNGGATVLSENEWSQLPLHPSLSGKDGSESENGKKTYKRTHAGEKPYKCVDCGKSYSTKWNLNDHKKTHTGEKPHHKCLECGKSFTEKAYLKVHRRIHTGEKPYKCQECGKSFRERGHFTVHTRTHTGEKPYKCVECGKGCVTQWKLNEHKRTHTGENPLYKCVECGKDCATKWKLNMHKRTHTGEKPYTCVECGKSFTGNASLKMHRRIHTGEKPYTCVECGKSFSARTNLSAHERTHTKEKPYKCAECGKSFAESSSLKVHRRIHTGEKPYKCLECGKSFAVRGHLTGYTRTHAGETPYKCGECGKSFSTRTNLSVHERTHTKEKPYECLECGKSFGVKGHLTQHKRTHTGEKPHKCVECGKGCSTKWELNAHKTTHTGEKPYKCMECGKCFRSRRNLSLHERTHMKEKPYKCQECGKSFCVKEYLTVHNRIHTGEKPYKCVECGVGFRIKEHLTKHNRTHTGETLPMLGVSQELQAERPAFSPQEDPHWGEAV; encoded by the exons atgtttaactgcaacacgTCAGCAATCAAAAAGGAACCTGGAGAAGACCTTGATGTCACCCTGGCTGTTAGAAGTGATGGCAGATCCTGGAGAATCGCTGGGGAGAAGACCCCTGAGGAGGACACTCTTGGCCCCGATGTAAAGCCAGAGCAATGCAAAAAAGAACCAAGAGAAGACCTTGATGTCACCCCGGCTGGGAGAAGCAATGGTGGACCCTGGGGAATTGCTGGGGAGAAGACCCCCGAGGAGGACGCTCTTGGTCCCGAAGGACAGCCAGTGCAATGCAAAGAGGAACCAGGAGAACAACTTGACATCACCCCGGCTGGGAGAAGCAATGGTGGACCCTGGGTAATTGCTCGGGAGAAGATCCCCGAGGAGGACGCTCTTGGTCCCGATGTAAAGCCAGAGCAATGCAAAGAGGAACCAGGAGAAGACCTTGATGTTGCCCCGGCTGAGATAAGCGATGACGGACCCTGGGGAATTGCTGGAGAGAAGACCCTCGAAGAAGATGCTCTTGGTCCCGAAGTAAAGCCAAAGCAATGCAAAAAGGAATCAGGAGAAGACCTTGATGTCACCCCGGCTGAGAGAAGCGATGGCAGACACTGGGGAATTATTGGGGAGAAGATCCCTGAGGAGGACGCTCTTGGCCCCGATGTAAAGCCAGAGCAGTGCAAAATACCCCTGGCAGGAGAGGCCAATGAGGTTGAGCCGGACACCAAGCAGGGAGCACCCCTCCGGTGGGTGGTGAAGGAAGAGGGCAACGGGGGTGCAACGGTGCTGAGCGAAAACGAGTGGAGCcagcttcctcttcatccctcTTTATCAG GCAAAGATGGGAGCGAGAGTGAGAATGGGAAGAAAACGTATAAAAGAACCCatgcaggagagaaaccatataaatgtgtGGATTGTGGAAAGAGCTACAGTACCAAGTGGAATCTTAATGatcacaaaaaaacccacacgGGAGAAAAACCGCAccataaatgcctggagtgtggaaagtccTTCACTGAGAAAGCATACCTGAAAGTGCACAGAagaattcacacaggagagaaaccatataaatgccaggagtgtggaaagagtttcagggAGAGAGGACACTTTACCGTACATacaagaacccacacaggagagaaaccatacaaatgtgTGGAGTGCGGAAAGGGCTGCGTTacccaatggaaacttaatgaaCACAAAAGAACCCATACGGGAGAAAATCCGCTTTATAAATGTGTGGAGTGTGGAAAGGACTGCGCTACAAAATGGAAACTTAATATGCACAAAAGaacccacacgggagagaaaccgTACACAtgtgtggaatgtggaaagagcttcactgggAATGCATCCCTCAAAATGCACagaagaatccacacaggagagaaaccatatacatgtgtggaatgtggaaagagcttcagtgcgAGGACGAATCTCAGTGCGCATGAAAGGACCCACACgaaagagaaaccctataaatgtgcggagtgtggaaagagctttgctgAGAGTTCAAGCCTTAAAGTGCACagaagaatccacacaggagagaaaccatataaatgcctggagtgtggaaagagtttcgctGTGAGAGGACACCTTACTGGGTATACAAGAACCCACGCAGGAGAGACACCATACAAATGTggcgagtgtggaaagagcttcagcacGAGGACGAATCTCAGTGTGCATGAAAGGACCCATACGAAAGAGAAACCATatgaatgcttggagtgtggaaagagcttcggtGTGAAAGGACACCTTACTCAACATAAAAGaacccacacgggagagaaacctCACAAATGtgtggagtgtggaaagggctgCAGTACAAAATGGGAACTTAATGCGCACAAAACAACCcacactggagaaaaaccctataaatgtatggaatgtgggaagTGCTTCCGTTCGAGGAGGAATCTCAGTTTGCATGAAAGGACCCACATGAAAGAGAAACCCTAcaagtgccaggagtgtggaaagagcttctgtgTGAAAGAGTATCTTACTGTGCATAACAgaatccacacgggagagaagccgtACAAATGTGTGGAGTGCGGAGTGGGCTTCCGAATCAAAGAGCATCTTACTAAGCATAATAGAACCCACACGGGAGAAACACTACCCATGCTTGGAGTGTCACAAGAGCTTCAGGCAGAGCGCCCAGCTTTCTCGCCACAGGAagatccacactggggagaagccgtaTAA